A genome region from Platichthys flesus chromosome 12, fPlaFle2.1, whole genome shotgun sequence includes the following:
- the LOC133966530 gene encoding uncharacterized protein LOC133966530: MSSLQDAEAHLEEMEKAALSMIKELNATLSPKKKRKSKPKPKPFVRWRKRDKDGNIVAQRRKSPSSNSCAKRVRSSTPSVPEGVSVQMPDDQEEELENALKELESLLSVSHDDTDVVIDASTPTTASDWKTRNIFSSERWKEARQQLVDNMLRANCIKPQLCQRCLKKDATIRCAECMPMQYYCCDCDISHHQSQALHNRASRIHGFHKPLPPTVVVKDDADGHYSHHICVRILPMEMPDHICECPPESLNVVPGRPIVFINMKGRYDLNLPELRCGSCCASWKPELKDVQVSGYWPATIHFYTLYDVAIFQGFKEMKLVAPGNSRLSFMRMLDAQTTECGRTGKVCSDTFYKSFMEWVISSYEVNKLCSEQPFICPACCPQMLAVSVDGNRKHYRFKKDGCTDEAGYFEGVLLCKDDEVAAFVEDIQKRTKHVPGKGVCGRSQLNAAKETSKRSSSSLDEQGIEVAVCRHGIILRALNMFRGEIFAYPMFLQKEVSAISPPTFFCMDVICKYWPYISRICEAYPEYNHLTTMKPFLSVLHAKAHGIKCEIKWGGGNQDGAGSTLGEEVEMVNSFLSRTAINTKFMGKGARTDMLTVQIMDWNKRKVKNMCNTLCSRFHKTQRDLQRERQSLEAIKEDLSLNDETVRQWVTDVQDWAEHDSPAGSSDSLLEVRRRIEENSLGLRQRRARLYSHTDTNSGRSVIRSRMWREKNQLEVHVAQHDEMVQPQQQIGAVENLLNAGYIFPWLLPPSDGIDFLAKKKVFDNVMHVKRLEEEVKILATEVRQHWEYLKKREHDLSGLFTSIEGSHRSLSKEGLQGLQGELKCKLFQQRSQLALVRQKYLELIKAGLQGSMPDLVWGEEPEESEEQALRSANESSSDEEDIDMQGLDSGQQIPEEDVVDP, from the exons ATGTCATCACTACAGGATGCAGAGGCTCATcttgaagagatggagaaggcaGCACTATCTATGATCAAGGAGCTCAACGCAACTCTG TCACccaagaaaaagagaaaatcaaaaccaaaaccaaaaccttttGTTCGATGGAGGAAACGGGACAAAGATGGCAACATTGTTGCCCAAAGACGCAAGTCCCCCTCATCAAACTCATGTG CGAAACGGGTCAGATCATCCACTCCCAGTGTTCCTGAGGGGGTTTCTGTACAGATGCCCGATGACCAAGAGGAAGAACTTG AGAATGCACTAAAAGAACTTGAGAGTCTTCTCAGTGTTTCACACGATGACACCGATGTCGTTATTGATGCCAGCACACCAACAACAGCCAGCGACTGGAAGACTCGAAACATCTTCTCGTCAGAGAGATGGAAGGAAGCCAGACAACAGCTTGTGGATAATATGCTCAGAGCAAACTGCATCAAACCACAGCTCTGTCAGAGATGCTTAAAGAAAGACGCCACAATCAGATGTGCTGAATGCATGCCCATGCAATATTACTGCTGTGATTGTGACATTAGCCATCATCAGTCCCAAGCACTTCACAATCGGGCATCCAGGATTCATGGCTTCCACAAGCCACTGCCGCCAACAGTTGTGGTGAAAGATGATGCTGACGGGCACTATTCTCATCACATATgtg TAAGAATATTGCCAATGGAAATGCCAGACCATATTTGTGAATGCCCTCCAGAGAGTCTAAATGTTGTTCCAGGGAGGCCTATAGTCTTCATAAACATGAAAG GGCGATATGATCTGAACCTCCCAGAGCTGCGGTGTGGAAGCTGCTGTGCTAGCTGGAAACCAGAGCTCAAAGATGTTCAAGTTAGCGGCTACTGGCCGGccacaatacatttttacacaCTATATGATGTAGCCATATTTCAAGGGTTCAAGGAAATGAAGCTGGTTGCTCCAGGGAATTCTCGCTTGAGCTTTATGAGAATGCTCGATGCACAAACAACAGAGTGTGGCAGG ACTGGTAAAGTGTGTTCTGACACATTCTACAAGAGCTTCATGGAGTGGGTGATAAGCTCTTACGAGGTGAACAAATTGTGTTCGGAGCAGCCGTTCATCTGCCCAGCCTGTTGTCCACAAATGCTGGCTGTGTCCGTCGATGGAAACAGGAAGCACTACCGCTTCAAAAAGGACGGGTG TACTGATGAAGCAGGTTACTTTGAGGGTGTGCTTCTCTGCAAAGATGATGAGGTGGCAGCATTTGTGGAAGACATCCAAAAGAGGACCAAGCAT gTGCCAGGAAAGGGGGTTTGTGGCAGGTCTCAGCTGAATGCAGCCAAAGAGACGAGTAAGAGGAGTAGCTCCAGCCTTGATGAGCAG GGTATAGAAGTAGCTGTGTGCCGACATGGGATTATTCTTCGTGCTCTGAATATGTTCAG GGGTGAGATCTTCGCTTATCCCATGTTCCTGCAGAAGGAAGTCTCTGCCATCAGTCCTCCAACCTTCTTTTGCATGGACGTTATTTGCAAATATTGGCCTTACATCAGCAGAATTTGTGAAGCCTACCCTGAATATAATCACCTCACTACCATGAAACCCTTTCTGTCTGTGCTCCATGCTAAAGCACACGGTATCAAGTGTGAG ATAAAATGGGGAGGAGGAAATCAGGATGGAGCTGGTTCCACCTtgggagaggaggtggaaatgGTCAACTCCTTCCTCTCCAGGACTGCCATAAACACCAAGTTTATGGGAAAAGGAG CCCGCACAGACATGCTGACTGTCCAGATCATGGACTGGAACAAAAGGAAGGTGAAAAACATGTGCAATACCTTATGCTCCAGATTTCATAAG acacaaagggatcttcagagggagaggcagagccTAGAGGCTATCAAGGAGGACCTGTCTTTGAATGATGAGACTGTGCGGCAGTGGGTCACAGATGTACAGGATTGGGCTGAACATG ATTCACCAGCTGGCAGCAGTGATTCTCTCCTGGAAGTGAGGAGAAGAATTGAGGAGAATTCACTGGGCCTGAGACAGCGTAGAGCCCGTCTCTACAGTCATACAG ACACCAACTCAGGACGCTCTGTGATTCGCAGCCGCATGTGGAGGGAAAAGAACCAGCTTGAGGTCCATGTGGCTCAGCACGACGAGATGGTCCAGCCACAACAGCAAATTGGCGCTGTTGAAAATCTCTTAAATGCTGGCTACATCTTTCCGTGGCTGTTGCCGCCCAGTG ATGGCATTGATTTCCTTGCAAAAAAGAAGGTGTTTGACAATGTCATGCATGTGAAAAGacttgaggaggaggtcaaaatCCTTGCTACCGAAGTAAGGCAGCATTGGGAGTACCTCAAGAAAAGGGAGCATGACTTGAGTGGTCTTTTCACCAGCATAGAGG GTAGCCACAGGAGTCTCTCCAAAGAAGGCCTTCAAGGTCTCCAGGGAGAGCTCAAGTGCAAATTGTTTCAGCAGCGTTCTCAACTTGCCTTAGTGAGGCAAAAGTACTTGGAGCTAATAAAGGCAGGGCTTCAAGGGTCAATGCCGGACCTTGTTTGGGGGGAAGAGCCTGAAGAGTCTGAGGAGCAAGCTTTAAGAAGTGCTAATGAAAGCTCCTCAGATGAGGAGGACATTGACATGCAG GGTCTTGACAGTGGACAGCAGATTCCAGAGGAAGACGTTGTTGACCCTTAA
- the LOC133965858 gene encoding uncharacterized protein LOC133965858 isoform X1 encodes MSRDGAADFWAQLYRLRMQTSENASFAGWNTSLTIKMPGSTMKTCISCMQHIRVACKICKLCGAQQQMKKAVEKAKGKADREWGAKLKKGGNLNKLMNAARVLVHKLKMAGLHPMLLFGREKKGSVTADSISGLELVSDTNYKSLKIIEGLYGSLVTVIVKRERANPLTPVDPEGPRELAESPLHPEATEEEGEEGEEGEEEETFDLLLTPCDPAPTAPATAPSTSHSPPGPSSPPSSPPLSNSKESCPPKHPDPAPIAPATAPSTSYSPPGPSSPTSSPLLSNCKESCPAKHPRTRKGGKKVNPKNCNYHDSMGSYPYSKICAERVRDGVKEVKVRWLPCPKCNLRWKDSWVPKTELE; translated from the exons ATGTCGCGCGATGGCGCTGCAGATTTTTGGGCTCAACTCTACCGACTGAGAATGCAAACGAGTGAGAATGCATCATTCGCGGGCTGGAACACATCATTGACAA tcAAAATGCCCGGGTCAACAATGAAAACCTGCATATCTTGCATGCAGCATATACGTGTTGCATGCAAGATATGCAAACTTTGTGGAGCCcaacagcaaatgaaaaaggCTGTTGAAAAAGCTAAAGGTAAAGCCGACAGGGAATGGGGAGCCAAGCTTAAAAAAGGTGGAAATTTGAACAAATTGATGAATGCTGCCCGGGTTCTG gttcaCAAATTGAAAATGGCGGGGTTGCATCCAATGCTTCTCTttgggagggagaagaagggcTCTGTGACGGCTGACTCCATCAGTGGCCTGGAGCTAGTTTCAGACACCAATTACAAGTCCTTGAAAATCATAGAAGGACTGTATGGAAGCCTTGTGACAG TGATTGTTAAAAGAGAGAGGGCCAACCCATTAACTCCGGTGGACCCAGAGGGACCGAGGGAACTGGCTGAATCCCCTCTTCATCCAGAAGcaacggaggaggagggagaggaaggggaggaaggggaggaggaagagacattCGACCTCTTGTTGACACCTTGTG ACCCTGCACCTACAGCTCCTGCCACGGCCCCATCCACCTCGCATTCACCTCCTGGACCAAGTTCCCCACCCTCATCTCCCCCGCTCTCCAACTCAAAAGAGAGCTGTCCACCAAAACATCCCG ACCCTGCACCTATAGCTCCTGCCACGGCCCCATCCACTTCCTATTCACCGCCTGGACCAAGTTCCCCAACCTCATCTCCCCTGCTCTCCAACTGCAAAGAGAGCTGTCCAGCAAAACATCCAC GGACCCGCAAAGGTGGAAAAAAAGTCAACCCAAAAA ACTGCAATTACCACGACTCAATGGGAAGTTACCCATATTCTAAAATCTGCGCGGAAAGAGTTCGAGAT GGGGTAAAGGAGGTGAAGGTGAGGTGGCTGCCATGCCCCAAATG CAATTTGAGGTGGAAAGATTCCTGGGTCCCTAAAACAGAGCTGGAATAA
- the LOC133965858 gene encoding merozoite surface protein CMZ-8-like isoform X2, whose protein sequence is MAGLHPMLLFGREKKGSVTADSISGLELVSDTNYKSLKIIEGLYGSLVTVIVKRERANPLTPVDPEGPRELAESPLHPEATEEEGEEGEEGEEEETFDLLLTPCDPAPTAPATAPSTSHSPPGPSSPPSSPPLSNSKESCPPKHPDPAPIAPATAPSTSYSPPGPSSPTSSPLLSNCKESCPAKHPRTRKGGKKVNPKNCNYHDSMGSYPYSKICAERVRDGVKEVKVRWLPCPKCNLRWKDSWVPKTELE, encoded by the exons ATGGCGGGGTTGCATCCAATGCTTCTCTttgggagggagaagaagggcTCTGTGACGGCTGACTCCATCAGTGGCCTGGAGCTAGTTTCAGACACCAATTACAAGTCCTTGAAAATCATAGAAGGACTGTATGGAAGCCTTGTGACAG TGATTGTTAAAAGAGAGAGGGCCAACCCATTAACTCCGGTGGACCCAGAGGGACCGAGGGAACTGGCTGAATCCCCTCTTCATCCAGAAGcaacggaggaggagggagaggaaggggaggaaggggaggaggaagagacattCGACCTCTTGTTGACACCTTGTG ACCCTGCACCTACAGCTCCTGCCACGGCCCCATCCACCTCGCATTCACCTCCTGGACCAAGTTCCCCACCCTCATCTCCCCCGCTCTCCAACTCAAAAGAGAGCTGTCCACCAAAACATCCCG ACCCTGCACCTATAGCTCCTGCCACGGCCCCATCCACTTCCTATTCACCGCCTGGACCAAGTTCCCCAACCTCATCTCCCCTGCTCTCCAACTGCAAAGAGAGCTGTCCAGCAAAACATCCAC GGACCCGCAAAGGTGGAAAAAAAGTCAACCCAAAAA ACTGCAATTACCACGACTCAATGGGAAGTTACCCATATTCTAAAATCTGCGCGGAAAGAGTTCGAGAT GGGGTAAAGGAGGTGAAGGTGAGGTGGCTGCCATGCCCCAAATG CAATTTGAGGTGGAAAGATTCCTGGGTCCCTAAAACAGAGCTGGAATAA